The Helicobacter anatolicus genomic interval AAATATCCTGAACATAAGCCACAAAGATATTCAAACCACAGGTATCGATTGGAGTACATTTTATAGTCTTGGAATCAATAAAGAAAATAATCCACTAACAACCATTCAAGGCTCTAATTTACAATACGGTATAAATATTTTTCCACAAGACCTAAGCATTGGAAAAATTATAGAATTCTTATATCAATATGGCAATGTCAAAACTATTAGCAATCCAAAAATTCTTACTCTAAACAACCAACCTGCCATTATTTCTGTAGGTAATATTATCCGCTACACACAAAATTACATCTACCAAACAAGCAATAGTTCCACCACCCTACAAAACACAAGGCAACAATATCCCAGTATTTTTTCTGGAATCCTTTTAGATATTACGCCATCTATTGAAGATGATTATATTATCTTGAAAATCAATCCCTCTATTACCGCTACAAAAGATATAAAAATTGAAAATGAGGCAGATGCTCTACTCTCTCCCCCTAATCTATCTACTAATCAAATTTCTTCAATCGTGCGACTTAAAAACAATCAAAAAGTTATCTTAGGTGGTCTAATCTCCAAAGTCCATTCCAAAGAAAAGAAAAGGATTCCTCTTTTAGGATACATTCCTTTGATAAAATATCTTTTTTCTTATTCAAAAGAAGCTAAACAAGTACAAGAAATGGTCATAGTAATTACCCCAAAAATTATTCAATTTAAGGAACAAGATGAAAACACCTCTCTTTAAAAAATCTTTGTTGCAGACTTTTTTGCCCCCCTTACTATTTTTATGTATTTTTACCATTATTATTTTTTTACTTTTTTATTTTTTTAAATCACCAAACCACCACACATCTCTCCCCTCTTTGCAAAAAATCGAAAAAACATACCCATATAACCTCAATAATGGTGAGCTTCCGATACCAAAAGGATTTTTTGATTCCAAAATTAGTGGCACGTTAAATTATAATCATGCTATAAAAATTGCACAAGAAAAATACAATCAAGGAAATTATCAAGATTCTTTAATTTGGACATATCGTGCTGAAAAAATTTCACCCAAAAAACAAGATACTTGGATTTTGTATGCCAAAAATATCTATAAAATGGGCTATAAAAAACAAGCTATCGCTATACTCCAATACTATAAACAAAATCTACAATGAATCTCTTCCCTCATCCTGATAATCTCAAGATTCTAGGCAAGCATTTTTGTCTAGAATATCAAGCTCTACTTTTTAGTGATGAACAACAAAACCCTTATATCGCTCTCACAAAAAAAGAAAATTATGTGATCGTGCAAGAGATATTAAAACATCATTTTCAATCTATTCCAAAACTTCACCTTATTACACAAAAAACTTTTTATCGCTATGCAAAATTTTTAAATTTTCAAGAAATGCAACAAAAAATACAGCACAATATTCAAGAGCTTTTTCACTTTATCCTACAACAAGCAATAATTTTTGAAGCAAGTGATATTCATCTAGAAAGTTTTATGGATAAAGGCTATCTTAGATTTAGAATCCATGGAGATTTAGAAATTGTTAGCTACTTTAGCAACGAAATTTTTAAAACACTTTGTTCAAAAATCAAACTAGAATCCAAACTTGATATCACCAACACACAACAATCTAAAGATAGTAGATATAGTGCCACTTTTCATCAAATTACTTATGATTTTAGAATTGCCTACATTCCTCTTTATCAAGGAGAATTACTTACCATAAGAATCTTTTACAAAAATAAAGATAACCTAAGCCTACAAGATTTACATATTACACCCAAACATCTTAATCTTATTTATCATGCCCTAAAAAATCCCTATGGTATCTTTCTTGTTACAGGACCTACAGGCAGTGGAAAAACTACAACTCTTTATGCAATATTGGAATATCTTAAAAAAGAAAATAAAAAAATTATCACTCTTGAAGATCCTCCGGAATACAAAATGCACTTTGCTTCACAAGTCAAAATTTCTAGTGAAAATGGCTTTGATTTCCAAGATGCACTAAAAGCAATTCTTCGGCATGATCCAGATATTATTATGGTAGGTGAAATCCGTGATAAAACTACACTAAATCTCGCATTTAGAGCAGCATTAACAGGACATTTAGTCCTAGCAACACTCCATAGTAATGACTGCGTTAGCACTCTACAAAGAATCCGTAATATGGGGTTGGATAAACAAGAAATTCTTAGCTCACTACTCTTGATAATTTCCCAACGCCTTTATAAAAAACCTTGTCCTTATTGCAAAAATCTCCCACAAAAAGGTTGCCAAAAATGCAGCATGCAAGGGATTTTGGGTAGAGAAATTGCCACTGAAGTTTTATTGCTTGACAAAAATATAAAAAAAGCCATTCGAAATGAAACCCTGGAAGATTATCTTGAAAATATAGATTTTGAAGATTTACAGGCAAATCTTAATTATAAGATCCGGCAAGGTGAAATCATAGAGTTGGATTATGAATAAATACAAAATTATTGGAATTAAAAATGGTAAAAAGAAAA includes:
- a CDS encoding GspE/PulE family protein, translated to MNLFPHPDNLKILGKHFCLEYQALLFSDEQQNPYIALTKKENYVIVQEILKHHFQSIPKLHLITQKTFYRYAKFLNFQEMQQKIQHNIQELFHFILQQAIIFEASDIHLESFMDKGYLRFRIHGDLEIVSYFSNEIFKTLCSKIKLESKLDITNTQQSKDSRYSATFHQITYDFRIAYIPLYQGELLTIRIFYKNKDNLSLQDLHITPKHLNLIYHALKNPYGIFLVTGPTGSGKTTTLYAILEYLKKENKKIITLEDPPEYKMHFASQVKISSENGFDFQDALKAILRHDPDIIMVGEIRDKTTLNLAFRAALTGHLVLATLHSNDCVSTLQRIRNMGLDKQEILSSLLLIISQRLYKKPCPYCKNLPQKGCQKCSMQGILGREIATEVLLLDKNIKKAIRNETLEDYLENIDFEDLQANLNYKIRQGEIIELDYE